In Companilactobacillus allii, one genomic interval encodes:
- a CDS encoding type II toxin-antitoxin system RelB/DinJ family antitoxin, with translation MARIEARIDGTIKNKAKDVLANHGLTISDFMRMTLTTVANEGLPKYYSIPNRQLKDSIQEVVDDLSGKEKLPEAHNLKELDQLLSSDDTLRPSK, from the coding sequence ATGGCAAGAATTGAAGCTAGAATTGACGGAACCATTAAAAATAAAGCCAAAGACGTATTGGCTAATCACGGACTAACCATTTCTGATTTTATGCGCATGACACTAACAACAGTTGCAAACGAAGGCTTGCCTAAATATTATTCAATCCCTAATCGGCAGTTAAAAGACTCAATCCAAGAAGTTGTTGATGATTTATCTGGAAAAGAAAAACTACCTGAAGCACATAATCTTAAAGAATTAGATCAATTACTTAGCTCTGATGACACATTGAGGCCCTCAAAATAA
- a CDS encoding zinc-ribbon domain-containing protein has product MFCPNCGQRVDPSQKFCDHCGYDLTSIKNKRNESDQNQAKKDDDTIKSLADIEAELNDSEPESKSVPEKEINNYQQAPAQKKEYNSLRQASEVENTKQNTVRTFESTKKVPDDTLDDRTVAYDKDAFRQASKKPYQYAKSAQEQHDPSLNETQDLGKKFKERFKTSEDPFKPTKSEMKKLQQKKKQQEESDTSDGLIHNMGKFAKNNIYLCIFAVIIVAILLVVKRNYGFIALALAVLLWFLASQVSHGGEVSANKKFKRDNHPQSGSDEYNENNDHQEQQYKEPKKHKTHDNRRGKNMRQKVIIGSSVIGFVASIGGPFINGVSLSSTIASAASYTANFGYQYSTIIVNLSSAIRLICFLSPIIAMIAACFRNRGSVKLVRLFTVLPTIIYAVVFAIFYSGAVNSALITGQTAVNGTQFGISFYILLVTSIVSLVMAYALHPRERL; this is encoded by the coding sequence ATGTTTTGTCCAAATTGCGGTCAAAGAGTCGATCCATCACAAAAATTCTGCGACCACTGTGGTTATGATTTAACTTCAATTAAAAATAAACGTAACGAATCAGATCAAAATCAAGCTAAAAAAGATGACGATACTATTAAGTCACTAGCTGATATTGAGGCAGAACTTAACGATTCAGAACCTGAATCAAAGTCTGTTCCAGAAAAAGAAATCAATAATTATCAACAAGCTCCTGCTCAAAAGAAAGAATACAATTCACTTAGACAAGCCTCAGAGGTTGAAAACACCAAACAAAATACTGTTAGAACTTTTGAAAGTACCAAAAAAGTTCCAGACGATACTTTGGATGACAGAACTGTCGCCTATGATAAAGACGCTTTCAGACAAGCTTCTAAGAAGCCTTATCAATATGCCAAGTCAGCACAAGAGCAACATGACCCTTCACTAAATGAAACCCAAGACTTGGGTAAGAAGTTTAAAGAACGCTTCAAAACTAGTGAAGATCCTTTCAAACCAACGAAAAGTGAAATGAAAAAGTTACAACAAAAGAAGAAGCAACAAGAAGAATCTGACACTAGTGACGGATTGATTCACAACATGGGTAAGTTTGCTAAGAACAATATTTACCTATGTATCTTTGCAGTAATCATCGTCGCAATACTTCTTGTAGTAAAACGAAATTATGGATTCATTGCACTGGCCTTGGCTGTATTACTATGGTTCCTAGCTTCTCAAGTCAGTCATGGTGGTGAAGTATCCGCTAATAAGAAATTCAAGCGAGATAACCACCCACAATCAGGTTCTGATGAATATAACGAAAATAACGATCACCAAGAACAACAATATAAAGAACCTAAAAAACACAAGACTCATGATAATAGACGTGGTAAGAATATGCGCCAAAAAGTCATTATTGGTTCTTCTGTAATCGGATTCGTTGCATCGATTGGTGGTCCCTTTATTAACGGCGTATCACTATCTAGTACGATTGCTTCTGCTGCTAGTTACACTGCCAACTTTGGTTATCAATACAGCACAATAATAGTCAACTTATCTTCTGCAATCAGACTGATTTGTTTCCTATCACCTATCATCGCCATGATTGCTGCATGTTTCAGGAATCGTGGTAGTGTAAAACTGGTTAGATTGTTTACTGTCCTACCAACAATTATTTACGCTGTCGTCTTTGCAATCTTTTATTCCGGTGCAGTTAATTCAGCTCTAATAACTGGTCAAACAGCTGTTAATGGTACACAGTTTGGTATTAGTTTCTACATTTTACTAGTTACTTCAATCGTTTCATTGGTGATGGCATATGCATTGCATCCCCGTGAAAGACTTTAG
- a CDS encoding tyrosine-protein phosphatase, with product MKRILNLDGAINLRELGGYKTTDGKQIKYNKLLRSGDISNLTPQALKYLKNYGLKYVVDFRGDNEQQMWSDRNTDFYKIYSDPVYPLKGNGDKLASSLNNTSSYLGLIYQSVLLDKNGQQAYQLLFNLLLENNKDNNSVLFHCAAGKDRTGMAAILILKALGVDDETITRDYLLTNLMYASPSVINGTLNDESGDQDINKMNMTKADLESITSVFDAIEHYYGSFENYLTQALKFDKNKLNQLRNIYLEK from the coding sequence ATGAAACGAATTTTAAATCTTGACGGAGCCATAAACTTACGTGAATTGGGAGGATATAAAACCACTGATGGTAAACAAATTAAATATAATAAACTCCTTCGTTCAGGGGATATTAGTAATTTAACGCCACAAGCTTTAAAATACCTTAAAAATTACGGATTAAAATACGTTGTCGATTTTCGTGGCGATAACGAACAACAAATGTGGTCAGATAGAAACACTGACTTTTACAAGATATATTCTGACCCTGTCTATCCGCTCAAAGGTAATGGTGACAAGCTTGCTAGCTCCTTGAATAACACATCATCTTATCTAGGATTGATCTATCAAAGTGTACTATTAGATAAAAACGGACAGCAAGCTTATCAGTTATTATTTAACTTATTGCTGGAAAATAATAAAGATAATAATTCTGTACTCTTCCACTGTGCCGCCGGTAAAGATAGAACCGGAATGGCCGCAATCCTCATTTTAAAAGCACTAGGAGTTGACGATGAAACCATCACTCGTGATTATCTATTGACCAACTTAATGTACGCCTCACCTTCTGTAATAAACGGAACATTGAATGACGAGTCTGGTGATCAAGATATCAACAAAATGAACATGACCAAAGCAGACCTTGAAAGTATAACTTCAGTATTTGATGCTATAGAACATTACTATGGAAGCTTTGAGAATTACCTCACTCAAGCCTTGAAGTTTGATAAAAACAAATTAAATCAATTAAGAAATATCTATTTGGAAAAATAA
- a CDS encoding glycosyltransferase family 2 protein, with protein MVKNKLSIIMTTFNAASYVMSMLDSLIAQTNKDFELVVVDDCSTDKTLDIIASYEKKYDWITVYEHTQNSGVSAARNTGLKHISGNLVNFIDGDDWLEPGYVDFFLTVFENTDTDLVTCGFFMDTENGKSKVKTEKRQNGFVDRDEAIKQITKISGTVMGYTWNKVYRRSIIENNEIHFQTDLDLMEDQVFNVEYATVAKKFYLDNLPLYHYVSRKDSITKKFFDIDNVRDVGVANLRVLKTIRSSKLDKDSKREME; from the coding sequence ATGGTAAAAAATAAACTTTCAATAATAATGACAACATTCAATGCTGCCAGTTACGTAATGTCGATGTTGGACTCATTGATAGCTCAAACCAACAAGGATTTTGAGTTGGTAGTTGTCGATGACTGTTCGACTGACAAAACTCTGGATATTATCGCAAGTTATGAAAAAAAGTACGACTGGATCACAGTGTATGAACATACCCAAAATTCAGGTGTGTCAGCAGCTAGGAATACCGGTCTTAAACATATCTCTGGCAATCTCGTTAACTTTATTGATGGCGATGATTGGTTAGAACCGGGATATGTTGACTTTTTTTTGACAGTATTTGAGAATACTGATACAGATCTTGTGACATGTGGTTTTTTTATGGATACCGAAAATGGTAAGAGTAAAGTAAAAACAGAAAAGCGTCAAAACGGTTTTGTGGACCGTGATGAAGCAATCAAACAGATCACAAAAATCAGTGGTACTGTGATGGGATATACTTGGAATAAGGTATATCGTAGATCCATTATTGAAAATAATGAGATTCACTTTCAGACTGATCTGGATTTAATGGAAGACCAAGTTTTTAATGTGGAATACGCTACTGTAGCGAAGAAGTTCTATCTTGATAACTTGCCTTTGTATCATTATGTATCGCGAAAGGACAGTATAACTAAGAAGTTCTTTGATATAGATAACGTTCGCGATGTAGGTGTTGCCAATCTTAGAGTTTTGAAGACTATTCGAAGTTCCAAATTGGACAAGGATAGTAAAAGAGAAATGGAATAA
- a CDS encoding YueI family protein: MTDVEDYIKKNVFGKPQLKPDEKNKFLGNFAERVGIALTVAQLKNPANMKTVEGVMKKYPQYHLYLNGKIDSYILDKYLQLSVKLKYKFTIVSQSAVRNKERVMTDNDMGLVIADESRPIDRPVLI; encoded by the coding sequence ATGACTGATGTTGAAGATTATATAAAGAAAAATGTTTTTGGCAAGCCTCAATTGAAACCAGATGAGAAAAATAAGTTTTTGGGTAACTTCGCTGAAAGAGTAGGGATTGCTCTGACGGTAGCACAATTGAAGAATCCAGCCAATATGAAAACGGTTGAGGGTGTTATGAAGAAATATCCTCAGTATCATTTGTACTTAAATGGTAAAATAGATTCTTATATACTGGATAAATATCTCCAATTAAGTGTAAAATTAAAGTATAAGTTTACAATCGTCTCGCAGTCTGCCGTGCGCAATAAGGAACGTGTTATGACGGATAATGACATGGGACTTGTGATTGCGGACGAGAGTAGACCAATAGATCGACCAGTATTAATATAA
- a CDS encoding ribose-phosphate diphosphokinase: MSSTSLDKIALLSLNGNKPLAKRISEYMGVPLLDASVSHFADGEINIQINESIRGKDVYIIHSVSDPVNDNFMELMIAVDALRRASTKQIICVLPYFAYTRSDRKSRAREPISAKLFSNMLEMGGVDRVIALDMHADQIQGFFDIPVDHLRAMPIFAKYFMDKMDDKKDDFVFVAPDHNSMKRARSLAEVFGSQIAIVDQRSTEEQSVVPGVIGDVEGKKCVIVDDLIDTGTRMINSAEALKEAGAVDVYAAATHPIFSKTAAKDLQKSALKEIVVTDSIVVPDECKFDKLKILSVTDLLGDSIRKTELDESTSSLFKVRDSYTLI, translated from the coding sequence ATGTCTAGTACATCATTAGATAAAATTGCTTTACTTTCTTTGAATGGTAATAAGCCATTAGCCAAGAGGATTTCTGAATATATGGGAGTTCCTTTATTGGATGCTTCCGTTTCTCACTTCGCAGATGGAGAGATCAATATTCAAATTAACGAGAGTATTCGTGGAAAAGACGTTTACATTATTCATTCAGTTTCAGATCCAGTTAATGATAACTTCATGGAATTGATGATTGCCGTTGATGCTTTAAGACGTGCAAGTACAAAACAAATTATTTGTGTATTGCCTTACTTCGCATATACACGTTCAGATAGAAAGTCACGTGCTCGTGAACCTATTTCAGCGAAACTGTTTTCTAATATGTTAGAAATGGGTGGAGTTGATCGTGTTATTGCACTTGATATGCATGCCGACCAAATCCAAGGATTCTTCGATATTCCAGTTGATCACTTACGTGCAATGCCTATTTTTGCTAAGTACTTCATGGATAAGATGGATGACAAAAAAGACGACTTCGTCTTTGTTGCTCCAGACCACAACTCAATGAAACGTGCCCGTTCATTGGCCGAAGTCTTCGGTTCACAAATTGCAATCGTTGACCAAAGATCCACCGAAGAACAAAGCGTTGTTCCCGGTGTTATCGGTGATGTTGAAGGCAAGAAGTGTGTCATTGTTGACGACTTGATTGATACTGGTACAAGAATGATAAATAGTGCTGAAGCCTTGAAAGAAGCTGGAGCAGTTGATGTTTACGCAGCTGCAACCCACCCAATCTTCTCAAAGACAGCAGCTAAAGACTTGCAAAAGTCAGCCTTAAAAGAGATTGTTGTTACAGATTCAATCGTTGTTCCTGACGAATGCAAGTTTGATAAGTTAAAGATTCTTTCAGTTACAGATCTACTTGGAGATTCAATTAGAAAGACAGAATTGGATGAGTCTACTAGTTCATTGTTTAAGGTTAGAGATAGCTATACATTGATTTAG
- a CDS encoding glycoside hydrolase family 1 protein: MTTTFPKNFLWGGATAANQYEGAWNEGGKGPSDSDMLLSGTYDKPRVFTKELKDDGYYPSHLGSDFYHHYKEDIKLLAGMGYKTYRMSIAWSRVFPNGDDATPNQEGLDFYRSVFEECHKYGIEPLVTISHYEMPYHLTDKYNGWGNRLAIDFYVKYAKTLFTEYKDLVHYWLTFNEINIGMMFGGYMSLGMKVKDGSAPFNPKQTDEDIQNNLQGLHHQFVASALAVKVGHEINPDNKIGCMIAGNVNYPLTSNPDDILKAQQTNEMMNYYCGDVQVRGAYPHFAQRFWDEHNVKLNITAEDEAVLKEGVVDYYTFSYYSSNAVTTDESKGEAGGNFTMGVKNPYLKYSEWGWAMDPKGLRWYLNDVYGRYQIPIMVVENGLGARDVVESDGSINDDYRIEYLQGHIEQMKEAIKDGVDLVGYTPWGCIDLVSAGTGQMEKRYGFVYVNRDDNQVGDFSRTPKKSYYWYKKVIASNGADLDN; this comes from the coding sequence ATGACAACAACATTTCCAAAGAACTTCTTATGGGGTGGCGCTACTGCTGCCAATCAATATGAAGGAGCATGGAACGAAGGCGGCAAAGGACCTAGTGATTCTGATATGTTACTAAGTGGAACGTATGATAAGCCACGTGTATTCACAAAAGAATTGAAAGATGACGGATATTATCCATCACACTTAGGTAGTGATTTTTATCATCATTATAAAGAAGACATCAAGTTACTAGCAGGCATGGGTTATAAGACTTACCGTATGTCGATTGCTTGGTCACGTGTATTTCCTAACGGAGATGATGCTACTCCTAACCAAGAAGGACTAGACTTTTATCGCAGTGTCTTTGAAGAATGTCATAAGTATGGGATAGAGCCACTAGTTACTATTTCTCATTACGAAATGCCATATCATTTGACTGATAAGTATAACGGCTGGGGCAATCGTCTGGCGATTGATTTCTACGTTAAATATGCCAAGACTTTGTTTACAGAATATAAGGACTTGGTTCATTACTGGTTAACATTTAACGAGATCAATATCGGTATGATGTTTGGTGGCTACATGTCACTTGGGATGAAAGTGAAAGATGGCAGTGCGCCATTCAATCCTAAACAAACTGATGAAGATATTCAAAATAACTTACAAGGATTACATCACCAATTCGTTGCAAGTGCTTTGGCAGTGAAGGTTGGCCATGAGATTAATCCTGATAACAAGATTGGTTGTATGATTGCTGGTAACGTAAATTACCCATTAACCTCTAATCCTGACGATATTCTTAAAGCGCAACAAACTAATGAAATGATGAATTATTACTGTGGTGATGTACAAGTTCGTGGTGCATATCCTCACTTTGCACAACGTTTCTGGGATGAACATAATGTCAAACTTAACATCACAGCTGAAGATGAAGCAGTATTAAAAGAAGGTGTAGTTGATTATTATACTTTCAGTTATTATTCATCAAATGCTGTAACAACTGATGAATCCAAAGGCGAAGCTGGCGGTAACTTTACGATGGGTGTCAAGAATCCATACCTTAAGTACAGTGAATGGGGCTGGGCAATGGATCCTAAGGGATTACGTTGGTACTTGAATGACGTTTATGGTCGTTACCAGATTCCAATCATGGTAGTTGAGAATGGACTCGGGGCTCGTGATGTGGTTGAATCCGATGGATCAATTAACGATGATTATCGTATAGAGTACTTGCAAGGTCATATTGAACAAATGAAAGAAGCTATTAAGGATGGCGTCGATCTTGTCGGTTATACTCCTTGGGGTTGTATTGATTTGGTTTCTGCTGGTACGGGTCAAATGGAAAAGCGTTATGGTTTTGTTTATGTAAATCGTGATGATAATCAAGTTGGTGATTTTAGTAGAACACCTAAGAAGAGTTATTACTGGTATAAGAAGGTTATTGCGTCTAATGGTGCTGATTTGGATAACTGA
- the sufC gene encoding Fe-S cluster assembly ATPase SufC: MSTLEVKDLHVSVTDEENGLGQEILKGVDLTMSTGEIHAIMGPNGTGKSTLSQAIMGNSKYKVTQGDILLDGESILEWPVDKRARAGLFLAMQYPAEIPGVTNIEFMRAAINARREKDDQIPVRKFIKKLDEKQEILDMTDAMSGRYLNEGFSGGEKKRNEILQLLMIEPSFAILDEIDSGLDIDALKVVSRGVNSMRGDKFGSLIITHYQRLLNYIVPDQVHIMMGGRIVQSGGPELAKKLEDEGYAGIRDDLNIDVKLTDEI, translated from the coding sequence ATGTCCACATTAGAGGTTAAAGATCTACATGTTTCAGTAACAGACGAAGAAAATGGTTTGGGACAAGAGATTCTTAAGGGTGTTGATTTAACTATGAGCACTGGTGAGATCCACGCCATAATGGGTCCTAATGGTACTGGTAAATCAACATTATCACAAGCAATCATGGGTAACTCTAAGTATAAGGTAACTCAAGGTGATATTTTGTTAGATGGTGAAAGTATCCTTGAATGGCCAGTCGATAAGCGTGCTCGTGCAGGGTTGTTTCTAGCTATGCAATATCCAGCTGAGATCCCTGGTGTTACTAATATTGAATTTATGCGTGCAGCGATTAATGCTCGACGTGAAAAAGACGATCAAATTCCAGTTAGAAAGTTTATTAAGAAGCTAGATGAGAAGCAAGAGATCCTTGATATGACAGATGCAATGTCTGGAAGATATCTAAATGAAGGATTCTCTGGTGGTGAAAAGAAACGTAATGAGATTCTACAATTACTTATGATAGAGCCAAGTTTCGCTATTTTGGATGAAATTGACTCAGGTCTTGATATTGATGCCTTAAAGGTTGTTTCAAGAGGTGTTAACTCAATGCGTGGAGACAAATTCGGTTCACTTATCATCACTCATTATCAAAGATTGTTGAACTATATAGTTCCTGATCAAGTCCACATTATGATGGGTGGACGTATTGTTCAAAGTGGCGGTCCAGAACTTGCCAAGAAATTGGAAGATGAAGGATATGCAGGAATTCGTGACGATCTAAATATTGACGTTAAATTAACAGATGAAATATAG